DNA sequence from the Henckelia pumila isolate YLH828 unplaced genomic scaffold, ASM3356847v2 CTG_80:::fragment_3, whole genome shotgun sequence genome:
CTGATCGTACTTTTTACGCGGGAAGCGCTGACCCAACCAGATATCGTCAGTCATTTTTGGGCTCTAGGTTCCTTCTCTCCAAGATGAAGATTGCCTTGTGATTGAGAAGCTAGACCATTTGCAgagaaacaaaaagaaaaaatgcCTAGGCGTCGCTGGCGGGAGTCATTTAAATCCTTCTTTGGTAGTTTTGATACGGAAAAAGATGAGGAGCTTAAAGAAAGCAAATCAGGTAATGGTTTTTAGCTATAATTTTCCCATGTAGATCAAACTACAAGGAAAGTTGAATGCATAATGCCATCAACATTTTGTTTCAAGAATTGCAGTTGTTTCCAACTTTATATTTACTCCATTCACTTACAAAGCTAAAGATTAGGTGAAGCTcaattctttttaaaaaaaagcctCATGACTGCAGAAATTGACAGCAAAGTCCAGAAGATTTTTAATCTTCTCCAAGGCGATGGTAGTGCTCAGAGCGAACCACTTACTTATTTGATGGAGGATTTCAACAATAATTACCAGTCTCTTTATGCTCGTTATGTTCATCTTACTGATGCGTTGAGAAAGAAAGCACAGAGCAAACATGGGAAGGACAGTTCCTCATCCAGCTCAGATTCCTCAGACTCGGATGATTCACCACGGAAAAAGAGCATAAAAAATGGTGAAGTGGAGAATAAATTGGAGGATGCTGCCAGCGTCGAGCAAGAACTTGAAATGGCACTTTCTGAGGTTGCTGACTTGAAGAGAAAGCTGGCAGTCACTATTGATGAAAAGGAGGCATTATCTCTGGAATACCAGAGGGCTTTGAGCAAAACGCAAGAAGCAGAGAAGATTGTAACAGATTTAAATGCTGAGGCTGAAAATTGGAATAATGAGAAATCAATTCTTTTGACTGAAAAGGCCGACCTCAATGAAGAACTCGAGAGTGACCAGAAACTAATTGCTGAACTGAACCATAAACTTGAAGAGATGAAGAGCACCAGAGAAAGCTTACTCACTGAGAAAGATGCTGCTATAAAAAATGTCGAAGAAGAGAAGAAAGAGGCTGAAAACTTGAGAATCTCTCATGGTCAGTTACAAACTGAGAAAGAGACCCTACAAGTGGAACTAGAGGGCGTGAAGGAAGAATTATCTGTGTTAAAAGAGAAATTGGAATCAGCAGAAAATGAAGTTTCTGGGCTAAGTCAGGCATACGAGGCTTCCAAAGAGGAGAATACAACTCTTTCCTCAAAAATTTTACAACTTGAAGATGAAGTAAAACAGGCTGAAATCAGAATTGAAGCGATTTCCACTGAATCAAGCCAATCGAGTGAAAAATGGAACAGTGAGAAATCTAACCTGTTGAGCGAGAAGTCTGATCTCAATATGGAACTGGAGAGTGTCCAAAAGCTACTAGCTGAACTGAACCAGAAATTGGATGAGGCAAATCGAGAGAAAGATAGTTTAATTGTCGATAAAGATGCCGCCGTCATCAACATTGAAGAACATAGGAGAACAGCTGATGAATTGAGGACCATTCACGGTCAGTTAGGACAAGAGAAAGACTCCCTACACCTGGAACTGGAAGCGGTGAAGGGGGAATTGTCTACTTTAAAGGAGGAACTGGAATCAGCAGAAAATGAATTTGCTCGGCTAAATCAGGCGCACAAGGCTGCCGAAGAGAAGAACTCAACACTTTCCTCAAAAAATTTTCAGCTTGAGGATGAGCTCAGACAGGCAGAAAACAAAATTCAAGATACTGTCTCTGAATCACACCAGTTATATGAAAAATTGGGTGTGAAAGAAAGAGAGCTTTCAAATCACCTAGAGACTCATGAAACTCACAAAGAGGAAACATCAACTCGCCTGAGGAATTTGGAACAGGAACTTGATCTGTCGCATTCTGAGAGAAGAGAAATGGAGAATCTGAAAGGTGATGAACTTTCTGCATTGGTGAAAAAGCTTGAGAATCAAGAGAGAGAATCATTAGATCAAATGAATGATCTAACCACACAGATCAACAGTATTCAAACCGAGATGGAATATTTAAAGATTCATAAAGGCAAGCTTGAAGATCAGATAGTGCATGAAGGTAATGAAGCTGCGGCTCGAGTAAAGGAATTGACAGATCAAGTCGATGCTAAGAAGATGGATCTGGAGTCTCTGCTCTATCAAAAAATGGAATCAGAGACACAGCTGGAGAAAAGAGTACAAGAAGTTTCTGAGTTTTTAATTCAGATTGAAAATCTGAAACAAGAGTTGGCTAACAAAAATTTGGAGCTAAAGACGAACATAGACGAAAAGGATACTCTTGCTTTACAGGTCGAGCATCTGGATCTTGAACTCAACACCACATGCAACCTTAAAACTGAACTGGAGGAACAGCTAAAACTCAAAAGTCAGGAATTTTCAGAATCCCAAATTCAGATAAAGAACTTGAATGAGGAATTGGAGAACAGTGCTGTGGAGCACCAGAAAGTAAAAGAAGAGAGAGAGAACCTTGTGTTGGAGGTGAAGCGAAAAGGTGAGAACCTCAGTCAGTTGCAAGAGGAAAAGTTAAATCTGGAAGCTAAAAGTTTAGAGATGGAGAGGGCATTAACTGAAAATGAGACTGAACTCTCCACTTTGCGGAAGAAATCTGAAGATGAAGAGAATGAAGCATCTGCTCAAATATCGGCATTGACTGCAGAAGTAAACAGTCTTCAAGAGCAATTGACGTCCATGACTGATCAGAAAAGTGACAGAGATCGTATTCTTGAGAAAAAGAGTTGTGAAATATCAGAATTCATGATTCAGATAGAAAAGCTGAAAGAAGGACTATCAAGCAAAACAGCAGATGGAGAAAGAATAAAGGAAGAGAAGGAAAGTCTAGTTGTACACATAAATGAATTACAACAGGAGCTAGAGGCTTTTCGTCACCAAAAAAGCgaacttgaagatcaaataagtAGTCAAATTGATGAAGGAAACCAGTTGAGGGAGGAGAAGGGAGTACTCGAGACCAAGATTTCTGAATTGGAAAAGAATGTAGTTGAGAAAGGAGATGAGGTAACTGCAATGCAGAAAAAACTGGAGGATGCACAGAATGAAGCATCTACCCAGATTGGTGCCTTGACAGAACAAGTCAACTCCTTACAGCAGCAGCTGGAATCACTGCATTCTGAGAAAAGCCAATTGGAAATGCAAATGGACAGAGCTAAGCAAGAGTATTCAGAAAGATTAACTCATGCTGAAAATCATAGTACTGAATTGGTGAACAAGATCGTTGAACATGAGagaaatctgcaagaaaagGAAGACTCCTTCATCAAGATGGGCGATGATCACCAGCAACTGCTAGTGCAGCTCCGAAGTCACGAGGGAAATCTCAAATCATCGGAGCAAAAGATTAAAGAGATAACAGAACAGTTCCATGAAGAAATTGATGCAAAAAATAACGAAATTACTCAACTGGAAGACACTATCGAAGATCTGAAGAGAGATCTGGAGATGAAAGTAGATGACATCAGTACATTGGTAGAGAATGTGCGAAATATTGAAGTTAAGCAGCGGTTAACGAGCCAGAAGCTCCGTATCACCGAACAGTTGTTAAGTGAGAATGAGCAGAGCCATTTGACCAAAGAAAAAAAACTTCAGGAAGAACAAAAATTACTTGAAGAGAAAGTAGCTAAACTGGCAGGGATAATTTCTGTTTATCGAGAAGCTCAAGCAAAAACTGTAGCAGGGATTTCAGATAAGGTAAATGGCACATTGACCGGTATTGATACATTTAGTGTCAAGTTTGAGGAGGACTATGGTCACTTAGAGACACGGATTTATGAAATCATGAGCGAGCTCAATGTTACAAGAAACTGGATCAAAGAAACTAATATCCAGAAAAATCAGCTAAGAATGGAAATTGCAAGTTTAGTTAAGCAAATAAAAGATGAGGA
Encoded proteins:
- the LOC140873884 gene encoding uncharacterized protein — its product is MPRRRWRESFKSFFGSFDTEKDEELKESKSEIDSKVQKIFNLLQGDGSAQSEPLTYLMEDFNNNYQSLYARYVHLTDALRKKAQSKHGKDSSSSSSDSSDSDDSPRKKSIKNGEVENKLEDAASVEQELEMALSEVADLKRKLAVTIDEKEALSLEYQRALSKTQEAEKIVTDLNAEAENWNNEKSILLTEKADLNEELESDQKLIAELNHKLEEMKSTRESLLTEKDAAIKNVEEEKKEAENLRISHGQLQTEKETLQVELEGVKEELSVLKEKLESAENEVSGLSQAYEASKEENTTLSSKILQLEDEVKQAEIRIEAISTESSQSSEKWNSEKSNLLSEKSDLNMELESVQKLLAELNQKLDEANREKDSLIVDKDAAVINIEEHRRTADELRTIHGQLGQEKDSLHLELEAVKGELSTLKEELESAENEFARLNQAHKAAEEKNSTLSSKNFQLEDELRQAENKIQDTVSESHQLYEKLGVKERELSNHLETHETHKEETSTRLRNLEQELDLSHSERREMENLKGDELSALVKKLENQERESLDQMNDLTTQINSIQTEMEYLKIHKGKLEDQIVHEGNEAAARVKELTDQVDAKKMDLESLLYQKMESETQLEKRVQEVSEFLIQIENLKQELANKNLELKTNIDEKDTLALQVEHLDLELNTTCNLKTELEEQLKLKSQEFSESQIQIKNLNEELENSAVEHQKVKEERENLVLEVKRKGENLSQLQEEKLNLEAKSLEMERALTENETELSTLRKKSEDEENEASAQISALTAEVNSLQEQLTSMTDQKSDRDRILEKKSCEISEFMIQIEKLKEGLSSKTADGERIKEEKESLVVHINELQQELEAFRHQKSELEDQISSQIDEGNQLREEKGVLETKISELEKNVVEKGDEVTAMQKKLEDAQNEASTQIGALTEQVNSLQQQLESLHSEKSQLEMQMDRAKQEYSERLTHAENHSTELVNKIVEHERNLQEKEDSFIKMGDDHQQLLVQLRSHEGNLKSSEQKIKEITEQFHEEIDAKNNEITQLEDTIEDLKRDLEMKVDDISTLVENVRNIEVKQRLTSQKLRITEQLLSENEQSHLTKEKKLQEEQKLLEEKVAKLAGIISVYREAQAKTVAGISDKVNGTLTGIDTFSVKFEEDYGHLETRIYEIMSELNVTRNWIKETNIQKNQLRMEIASLVKQIKDEEEQELVLKGKMAELEAKLQKDEEEKNSLIQTLEHHEEKTVELKKIISERDGTMGELQRKISEKDEEISGLIEEKREAIRQLCVWIDHHRNRYDDLKGMMTKTRGGSRRQIAT